In the genome of Acanthopagrus latus isolate v.2019 chromosome 17, fAcaLat1.1, whole genome shotgun sequence, the window GGCCATCTTTCATCCACACTCTGGTAACCACGACACCACTGGCATCGCAAGTGAGGTTCACAGAGGTTTTTCCTTCAATTAAGTCTTCTGTGGGGCAGGCTGTCGGGAGTATTGACACTTTGGCTGTGCACAAAAGCATGAATGAAGATTATGAGAAACTTGACCCAAGCACTGtgataaaatgaataataaaaaagcaTTGTAAATAGAAGCTGATATAATATTGGGAGTACACAAGCATTCTAGTAATGGTGCAGAAAGTGACTCTGGAGAAAGATATttccaggttgtcaaatactgacactttgcaTCACCTATCTTACTTCTctcttacaaattgcacctttaaattctcTCCTAACATTAAATACAGCATCAGAAGAATAAATCTTACTCACTCAGCACCACCAGTTTGGCAGTTCCTTGTATCTGCGGTGCTCCGTATGGGATGATAATCAATTCGTACTCTCCGGTGTCTTTTTCAGTCAGATTTTGCAGCACCAGAGATCCAGTCGACCTGTCCAGGCTGATCCTGTTCTCATAGCCTTGTCCCACTACATCTACGCTGGTAGAGGTTACCACATTTGTGGTACCATTGAAGCTCCAAGTCAGGGCGAGAAACGGCTCAGCGGTCGGTGTCACAGATGTTGTAAAGGTCACACTTTCACCTGCCGCTCTGCGAATCGAGTCAACAGTGAGAACACCAGTTCCATGGCAAAGACCTGCTGAAACGTGGACAGAGTTAACCAACCTGCGGTTCAGTAGATGATGAGTTTGAACATCACTCCATTACATTTCTTACCTGAGGACAGGATCACAAGGATGGTTGACCTAAGAAATGTGTAGTTCATGGTGTATAACTCAGTTTGGTCCCTTTCTGATGTTAGCTGACCCTCTGCCGTCTGTGTTGGAACAAGAGTGTTGGAGTGTCCCTGAGATTATCAgcaataaatgaaatacaacatCAAGAAGTCTGCAGGCTCGATGTGCTTAATTATTACCTCTCTTAACCCTTTGTAAGTGTGGCTCTCCAGACTTATATAACAGGCTGATAAAACGCTGGATAGCACAGTAGCACATGTACTAAGGTTAATTCTCAACTCCCTGATCAAGGGGCTGGCTTTGAGCTGGAGTTGGTCCCACTGCTGCTCGTGATAGAGTGGGTTGAATACAGAGAAAAGACTTCACTGTACATCCTGTGATTGTGTACGTGACAGTAAACCTGAtctgatttgaaaacaaaactccaGGTCTGTGCTCTGAACACCAGATACTATGATAACTATTCACCACTCAttagagtttgtttattcatttattaagcagtactttgagctaaatgccaTCATCTGCAGTTACGATgttaatactactactactaataacaATATTTATATGAACTTTGTCAGTCAGCGCTTTGTACTACGTTGTTGTACTATTTTTATTAGTACAATATAGTATAATATTTTAgtatagttttattttaaattaataaatgcatatttttatttatttggcactttctaaaaaaagttttaaaaaatgtatacaatgCTTTATATGGAAGCCAGAGAGAAATATGTCAGTTacaataaggaaaataaaaccaatACAAAAAGAAATTGTAAAAAGAATTATAccaatgacagaaaaagaaataaactgtagtaactgtaacaataTGGAGAGAAGACATGATTGTCACACATCAGAATGCTGACTTTAATAAAAGGCTAGTACAGAATATTAAATTAAGTTTGACTTTGTCACCATCTAAGTTTACCAGTTAAGTATGCAAATTTACTGTTTGGAACCAGATGATGGCACTAGATTAAAAGTCAAGCGATCACTAAAGTGGGACATGactgtgaacaaaatgtcaCGGCAATCCAGTGACAGTTATCCAAACAACTGGAGATGTCCTGTTTAAATCAATGAATAGTTGATATTTAGTCTGGACCAAAATGGTAATTAAATTGACCAACATCACCCCGAAAATCACCACTGAATATCTTATTTTCTTAACTTGTCCTTGCCTATTAAATATCACTCATAACAGGAGCTCATCTGATCCTACTGGTGAATGATATGGAGTCAGCCGCTCACTCCATAATTAGGGTAagtccatgaaaaaaaataataaaaaaaacctttcacaaTGAACATTTAGAtctttaatttgaataattacCAACACATCCTATCATCTCTGTTTTTGGAGCTTCTATGTCAATTGAGTACCCAACACTGCTCTAATACATAGCTATAAATATCACACATTTAATCCACTGCTGGATTAactgctttcttttttgtcgAACTAGGCAAAAACTGGACTATAGGATTATATTGGACTGTGAATATACACTGTCATACGATTAGTAATCTAATAAAGACGTTATAAGCCATAATTTGTCAAATTAGTTATCACCAAGAAATATGTTctttactaaaaataaatagTGTGATATCCTAACTAAGACCTAGGCTAACAATATGAATTTTACATCAGATTAGGtcaaaactgtaaatattatcTATCTATATAGTCTTATGATTAACCATACACCTAAATCAAACTGTAATTAGAATTTGCTTATGATGTATTATTAGAGCTAGTAGAGGATATACCATACTTTGACACTGCTGGACTGAATTATCCTTTGACTGCAAAACAAATAGGACATCCTCGTACATTATTACATACAATTTAACAAGTATAtgcaatacaaaaaacaaatccaagaCCATATCAGATCCAAAATCTATTAATTAGATGCTATTTTACCCTTTCTACAAGATAATACTGTAGACAGCTCGCCTAATGCTACCAAACATGGACCAACTGTGGCTTAAATAGACACAGTCTGATCTGACAAATGCAGTGCCATATTAATAATGGTCAGACAGTTTAGAGGATGACACATTTATGTGGGCTTCTTTTAACATTGTTTCACTTTATTACAGAGTAATTTATTGCCAATAAAACCTTGTTAGACCATCATTAGACATTTTTATAGGTTAATCAGTCACACAAATCTTGTATGTATTCTCATTCTTGCTAATCGTTGTTGTGTGGCCTGTCTTCCCTCCAAGGTCATCATGGCTAAGAGGACGTCGTATGGCACAGGTGCCACTTGGTGACACCTCCAGCTATTCAGTTCCTCCTGGATCAGCATACAAATATTCAACAT includes:
- the LOC119006555 gene encoding carcinoembryonic antigen-related cell adhesion molecule 1-like isoform X6, yielding MRMLKTAEGQLTSERDQTELYTMNYTFLRSTILVILSSGLCHGTGVLTVDSIRRAAGESVTFTTSVTPTAEPFLALTWSFNGTTNVVTSTSVDVVGQGYENRISLDRSTGSLVLQNLTEKDTGEYELIIIPYGAPQIQGTAKLVVLTKVSILPTACPTEDLIEGKTSVNLTCDASGVVVTRVWMKDGQPLASGQRFSFHDGNRVLSISPVDRKDTGEYLCNVSNDFSFDTAKCNLKVYYGPDRPDIGQKPIGAELEDSVTLSCSADSLPKADFVWTFNNKKIHGSRLYIHEMEWWHLGRYTCTATNAVTGLEASVFHTLSDSSTSISGSMSMMVCTVLTLVGLMLV
- the LOC119006555 gene encoding carcinoembryonic antigen-related cell adhesion molecule 1-like isoform X4, with product MRMLKGHSNTLVPTQTAEGQLTSERDQTELYTMNYTFLRSTILVILSSGLCHGTGVLTVDSIRRAAGESVTFTTSVTPTAEPFLALTWSFNGTTNVVTSTSVDVVGQGYENRISLDRSTGSLVLQNLTEKDTGEYELIIIPYGAPQIQGTAKLVVLTKVSILPTACPTEDLIEGKTSVNLTCDASGVVVTRVWMKDGQPLASGQRFSFHDGNRVLSISPVDRKDTGEYLCNVSNDFSFDTAKCNLKVYYGPDRPDIGQKPIGAELEDSVTLSCSADSLPKADFVWTFNNKKIHGSRLYIHEMEWWHLGRYTCTATNAVTGLEASVFHTLSDSSTSISGSMSMMVCTVLTLVGLMLV
- the LOC119006555 gene encoding carcinoembryonic antigen-related cell adhesion molecule 1-like isoform X3, whose protein sequence is MRMLKGHSNTLVPTQTAEGQLTSERDQTELYTMNYTFLRSTILVILSSAGLCHGTGVLTVDSIRRAAGESVTFTTSVTPTAEPFLALTWSFNGTTNVVTSTSVDVVGQGYENRISLDRSTGSLVLQNLTEKDTGEYELIIIPYGAPQIQGTAKLVVLTKVSILPTACPTEDLIEGKTSVNLTCDASGVVVTRVWMKDGQPLASGQRFSFHDGNRVLSISPVDRKDTGEYLCNVSNDFSFDTAKCNLKVYYGPDRPDIGQKPIGAELEDSVTLSCSADSLPKADFVWTFNNKKIHGSRLYIHEMEWWHLGRYTCTATNAVTGLEASVFHTLSDSSTSISGSMSMMVCTVLTLVGLMLV
- the LOC119006555 gene encoding carcinoembryonic antigen-related cell adhesion molecule 1-like isoform X5, whose amino-acid sequence is MRMLKTAEGQLTSERDQTELYTMNYTFLRSTILVILSSAGLCHGTGVLTVDSIRRAAGESVTFTTSVTPTAEPFLALTWSFNGTTNVVTSTSVDVVGQGYENRISLDRSTGSLVLQNLTEKDTGEYELIIIPYGAPQIQGTAKLVVLTKVSILPTACPTEDLIEGKTSVNLTCDASGVVVTRVWMKDGQPLASGQRFSFHDGNRVLSISPVDRKDTGEYLCNVSNDFSFDTAKCNLKVYYGPDRPDIGQKPIGAELEDSVTLSCSADSLPKADFVWTFNNKKIHGSRLYIHEMEWWHLGRYTCTATNAVTGLEASVFHTLSDSSTSISGSMSMMVCTVLTLVGLMLV